A single region of the Schizosaccharomyces osmophilus chromosome 3, complete sequence genome encodes:
- the dga1 gene encoding diacylglycerol O-acyltransferase Dga1: MQEKTKTAGPIPGILESTTVTPKYNKSHLTRSVEALAVFLHSVSLTLTASCFTILWLFLPIWPILLVYVGWLFYDDAFVTAKGRQSLWLRGAAPYHWFCHYFPIRLHKTANLDPKRNYIFGYHPHGILSLGAFGGFVTEGAEFSKLFPGINVSVLTLNSNFYVPLYRDYLLALNVNSVSKKSCVNILSRGPGESVVIVIGGAQESLLSRPGQNNLVLKKRLGFVKLAYLTGSSLVPCFAFGESDIFEQVNNNPGTRIYKFQEIIKKLAGFTIPFFYGRGILNKSFGLMPWRKPINIVVGEPLDLPKKSNPTSQELYETQEEYIRRLDELWNKYKDVFVPERVKELHLAA, encoded by the exons ATGCaggaaaaaacaaaaaccgCGGGCCCTATACCCGGAATTCTAGAGTCCACAACGGTTACTCCGAAATACAACAAATCCCATTTAACAAGGTCGGTTGAGGCATTAGCCGTCTTCCTTCATAGTGTCAGTTTGACGCTTACTGCGTCTTGTTTTACAATTTTATGGTTATTTTTACCGATATGGCCT ATTCTTTTGGTATATGTGGGATGGTTGTTTTATGATGACGCTTTCGTGACAGCTAAGGGCCGTCAAAGTTTATGGCTACGAGGAGCTGCTCCGTATCATTGGTTTTGCCATTATTTTCCCATTCGTCTTCATAAGACTGCGAATCTTGACCCAAAAAGGAATTACATTTTTGGCTATCATCCTCATGGAATTCTATCCCTTGGAGCCTTTGGTGGCTTTGTGACGGAAG GCGCCGAATTTAGCAAACTGTTTCCGGGTATAAACGTTTCTGTCTTGACTTTGAATTCTAATTTTTATGTTCCCCTATACCGGGATTATTTGCTTGCTTTGAACGTTAATTCTGTTTCAAAGAAGTCTTGTGTCAATATTTTATCTAGAGGTCCTGGCGAAAGTGTTGTTATTGTCATTGGGGGTGCACAGGAATCGTTGTTATCCCGTCCCGGGCAAAACAATTTGgtattgaagaagagattGGGCTTTGTCAAGTTGGCCTATTTGACTGGCTCAAGTTTGGTTCcttgctttgcttttggcGAATCTG atatttttgaacaagTAAACAACAATCCTGGAACTCGCATCTACAAGtttcaagaaattataaaaaaattggcTGGGTTTACTATCCCCTTTTTCTATGGCCGAGgaatattaaataaatcatTTGGCTTAATGCCCTGGAGAAAGCCAATCAATATCGTCGTCGGAGAACCCTTGGATTTGCCTAAGAAATCAAATCCGACAAGCCAAGAGCTTTATGAAACTCAAGAAGAATATATTCGCCGACTTGACGAACTTTGGAACAAGTATAAAGATGTATTTGTTCCAGAAAGAGTAAAAGAGTTACATTTGGCTGCTTAA
- the urm1 gene encoding ubiquitin-like protein modifier Urm1 gives MVVKVELLGGLDMLFKKQKELSLELAELGEDKTLKSLIHFMAEKIESPTQKELFYLDGTVRPGIIVLVNDQDWELLDKEEYLLEDKDQVVFVSTLHGG, from the exons atggtAGTTAAAGTAGAATTACT TGGAGGGTTGGACATGCTCTTTAAGAAGCAAAAGGAGCTCTCTCTGGAGCTTGCAGAACTAGGGGAAGACAAGACACTAAAGTCCTTGATCCATTTCATGGCTGAGAAAATCGAAAGCCCTactcaaaaagaacttttttatCTGGATGGCACGGT TCGTCCTGGTATTATCGTCTTGGTGAATGATCAAGACTGGGAACTTCTCGATAAAGAGGAGTATCTTCTTGAAGACAAGGATCAGGTTGTTTTTGTGTCTACTTTACATG GAGGTTAG
- the dbl5 gene encoding ubiquitin-protein ligase E3 Dbl5 has product MVTKESDSVYPFHEKNVEKDSDTMNKAENSSAPFTNEKVNKEEDETGYLDFQLKNVPNESTHITSNVDLPSFLTRLKKTIDCPICTETLQRPFTTPCGHTYCYECLKSWLKASKSCPTCRQKVHTQPSPAYLVYDLMGIIASVDPSLSLLKTRDDPSKRREEVLFDGMFKEAESLYPTGIVQDAEDGVLRCARCQWELENPYHCDHCGFQISDEADSEPEWFWDNEDIGSGGSEEEAQRRVNLSRRPPITAVPEDWIGFGEEPESDFSGAGDYDLDDEFIDNRNASQLSPYDGNEDDFVVPDEDGDEPNSASQVELVGSDDHEVTGSVDEEIDSEELENRKNEELARELDELHDESDDYQRYGYPEEEDRPIKRIRHPRSRSTSMLLDDEEEDAGDEDMPQFGPRLNSALERNENTFDVDEDDHNSFSSHAPSAAASRRPLRRTGTIQVESEDEE; this is encoded by the exons ATGgtaacaaaagaaagcgatTCCGTATATCCATTCcatgaaaagaatgtgGAAAAAGATTCGGATACCATGAACAAAGCAGAAAACAGTTCAGCACCTTTCACAAAcgaaaaagtaaacaaggAAGAGGATGAAACAGGCtatttggattttcaaTTGAAGAATGTACCAAACGAATCAACTCACATAACGTCAAATGTGGATTTACCCTCGTTTTTGACAAGACTTAAGAAAACAATCGACTGTCCCATCTGTACAGAAACACTGCAAAGGCCCTTTACAACACCATGCGGACACACGTATTGTTATGAG TGTTTAAAAAGCTGGCTTAAAGCATCGAAATCATGTCCTACTTGTCGTCAAAAGGTTCATACCCAACCATCGCCAGCGTATCTTGTGTATGACTTGATGGGCATAATTGCAAGTGTGGATCCAAGTTTGTCACTGCTTAAGACGAGAGATGATCCATCGAAACGTCGGGAAGAGGTTTTGTTTGATGGAATGTTTAAAGAAGCAGAGTCTCTGTATCCCACTGGCATTGTCCAAGATGCAGAGGATGGAGTGTTGAGGTGCGCCCGCTGTCAATGGGAGTTAGAGAATCCATATCACTGTGACCATTGCGGGTTTCAAATTTCGGATGAAGCCGACTCAGAACCGGAATGGTTCTGGGATAACGAAGATATTGGAAGCGGAGGcagtgaagaagaagctcAAAGAAGGGTGAATCTTTCACGGAGACCCCCAATTACAGCTGTTCCAGAAGATTGGATAGGTTTTGGGGAAGAACCAGAATCCGATTTTTCCGGTGCTGGAGACTATGACTTGGATgatgaatttattgatAATCGCAATGCAAGCCAGCTGTCCCCTTATGATGGCAATGAAGATGATTTCGTTGTCCCAGACGAAGATGGAGATGAACCCAATTCGGCGTCGCAAGTCGAATTGGTTGGCAGCGATGACCACGAGGTTACAGGCTCTGTcgatgaagaaattgattcagaagaattagaaaataggaaaaatgaagaattggCTAGAGAGCTGGATGAATTACATGATGAAAGTGATGATTACCAAAGGTATGGGTACccagaagaagaagaccGTCCTATAAAAAGGATTCGGCATCCTCGGTCCAGATCCACATCCATGCTACTTGAcgatgaggaagaagacGCTGGTGATGAGGATATGCCTCAATTTGGGCCACGCCTTAATTCCgctttggaaagaaatgaGAATACATTTGATGTTGACGAAGATGACCataattccttttcttctcatGCTCCTTCTGCCGCTGCCTCCAGAAGACCATTACGTCGGACAGGAACGATTCAGGTTGAGtctgaagatgaagagtAA
- a CDS encoding plasma membrane hexose:proton symporter, which translates to MAKGLTIVMLVFVSMAGWMFGADTGSIGGITNMRDFQSRFADKYDKDTDTYSYSSARQGLLTGMVNVGSFSGCILSSPLADRIGKRTSIIVWTIVYLIGIIIQVTTVPSWVQIVIAKIWTGLGIGALSVIAPGYQSEVAPAAMRGAIVTTYQLFITAGIFIAACINMGTHKLNKTAQWRIPMGINLLWGLITLVGILFLTESPRYLISVGRDEEALKIMCKNNDLPLEHEVIQAEYHMIKSDCDAELAGGPCTWPQVFDKQIRHRTFLGIAVMSLQQLTGNNYFFYYGTQVFRGTGLNSPFLAALILDAVNFGCTFGAIFVLEYFGRRNPLILGGVWQSICFFIYASVGDKALKRPDGSSNHRSGAVMIVFSCLFIFCFAQTWAPAAYVIVGESYPIRYRSKCAALATSGNWIWNFLISFFTPFITNSIGFRYGYVFASCNLAGAIIIFLFAHETKGLTLEEINLVYTSGTQPWMPRPKHIGEYSRHQDEALEKSRGVHGESSKFVEHAQTSKDSVESSSGSSPIAGHKHEAAHIDEQDRFC; encoded by the coding sequence ATGGCGAAGGGTTTAACAATTGTCATGCTGGTCTTTGTGTCCATGGCCGGATGGATGTTCGGTGCAGACACAGGATCGATTGGTGGTATTACAAATATGCGCGACTTTCAATCGCGTTTTGCAGATAAATATGACAAGGATACAGATACCTATTCGTACTCTTCGGCTCGCCAAGGTTTGCTGACTGGTATGGTCAACGTCGGTTCTTTCAGCGGCTGTATTCTTTCTTCGCCTTTGGCTGATCGCATCGGTAAACGTACTTCTATTATTGTCTGGACCATTGTTTACTTAATCGGCATCATTATTCAAGTCACTACAGTTCCTTCCTGGGTTCAAATCGTGATTGCAAAAATTTGGACTGGTCTTGGTATCGGAGCTCTCTCTGTTATTGCTCCTGGTTACCAATCTGAGGTTGCACCAGCTGCGATGCGCGGTGCCATTGTCACCACTTACCAACTTTTTATTACCGCCGGTATTTTCATCGCCGCTTGCATTAACATGGGCACTCATAAACTCAACAAGACTGCACAATGGCGTATTCCCATGGGTATCAACTTGCTCTGGGGTCTCATTACTCTAGTCGGTATTCTATTCCTCACCGAATCTCCTCGTTATTTGATCTCCGTTGGCAGAGATGAAGAGGCCTTGAAAATTATGTGCAAGAACAATGACCTCCCTCTTGAACATGAAGTGATCCAAGCTGAATACCACATGATTAAATCGGATTGTGATGCTGAGTTGGCTGGCGGTCCTTGCACCTGGCCTCAAGTTTTCGATAAGCAAATTCGCCATCGTACCTTTCTCGGCATTGCTGTCATGTCTCTTCAACAACTTACTGGTAACAACTATTTCTTCTATTACGGTACCCAAGTGTTCCGTGGTACCGGATTAAACTCTCCCTTCTTGGCTGCTTTGATTCTTGATGCTGTCAACTTTGGATGCACCTTTGGTGCCATTTTCGTCCTTGAATACTTTGGTCGTCGTAACCCTCTCATTCTTGGTGGTGTTTGGCAATCCATCTGCTTCTTCATCTATGCCTCTGTTGGTGATAAGGCTTTGAAACGTCCTGACGGATCCTCAAACCATCGCTCAGGAGCTGTCATGATCGTCTTTTCTTgtctcttcattttctgttttgctCAAACTTGGGCTCCTGCAGCATACGTAATTGTTGGTGAATCTTATCCCATTCGTTATCGTTCCAAATGTGCTGCCTTGGCTACCTCTGGTAATTGGATTTGgaactttttgatttccttcttcactCCCTTCATCACCAACTCCATTGGCTTCAGGTATGGTTATGTCTTTGCGTCTTGTAACCTGGCCGGTGCTATCATCATTTTCCTCTTCGCCCACGAGACGAAGGGTCTTACACTGGAAGAAATTAATCTCGTTTATACCTCCGGTACACAGCCCTGGATGCCCCGTCCCAAGCACATTGGCGAGTACTCCCGACACCAAGACGAAGCTCTTGAAAAGTCTCGTGGTGTTCATGGAGAAAGCTCGAAATTCGTTGAACATGCTCAAACTTCGAAAGACAGCGTCGAAAGCTCTTCCGGAAGCAGCCCTATTGCTGGACACAAGCATGAGGCTGCTCATATTGACGAACAAGATCGCTTTTGCTAA
- the gst2 gene encoding glutathione S-transferase Gst2, whose amino-acid sequence MVHFTLFSHKGGPNPWRPVIALKELNLSYETVFYEFSKNEQKNEQHLAYNPNGRVPTLVDHQNNDYAIWESDAILAYLTDRYDKERKISLPHDHPDYHHLLQYLFFQSSGQGVIWGQASWFNFYHPEPVASAVTRYRNEIKRVLGVLETILQDKDYLVAGKYTIADASFVNWNALVPYIFGPGKHEFKEELPQLDFEKEFPKTYAWHQRLVERPAVAATLKEREQAIQQL is encoded by the coding sequence ATGGTGCACTTTACTCTATTCTCTCACAAAGGTGGTCCCAATCCTTGGAGACCAGTTATTGCTTTGAAAGAACTAAATCTTTCTTATGAAACTGtgttttatgaattttcaaagaatgaGCAAAAGAACGAACAGCACCTTGCTTACAATCCTAATGGAAGAGTCCCAACGCTAGTTGATCACCAAAATAATGATTATGCAATCTGGGAATCCGATGCTATTTTAGCCTATTTGACAGACAGATACgacaaggaaagaaagatttcCTTACCTCATGACCATCCCGATtatcatcatcttcttcaatatctCTTTTTCCAGTCTTCTGGTCAAGGTGTCATTTGGGGACAAGCTTCTTGGTTCAACTTCTATCACCCAGAACCAGTTGCATCGGCCGTTACTAGATAcagaaatgaaattaaGCGCGTGCTTGGTGTTTTAGAAACCATTCTTCAAGACAAGGATTACCTTGTCGCCGGCAAGTACACAATCGCCGATGCATCTTTTGTGAATTGGAACGCTCTAGTGCCATATATTTTTGGCCCAGGAAAGCATGAATTCAAGGAAGAACTTCCTCAATTGGATTTCGAAAAGGAGTTCCCCAAGACTTATGCTTGGCATCAACGTCTTGTTGAGCGTCCTGCCGTTGCTGCTACTTTAAAGGAACGGGAGCAAGCTATTCAACAATTATAG